From a single Fusobacterium ulcerans ATCC 49185 genomic region:
- a CDS encoding glutathione ABC transporter substrate-binding protein, whose product MNKKLLALLTMAVLTVSSFTLQAKETKLVVAQNSDAKSLNPQVSNDIPTHRVNINIYDRLIEKDKDMNLVPGLAESWEQVDPLTLVLKIRKGVKFHNGDPLTVGDVVFSLKQATEAPSLMAYFGDLDKIEAVDENTVKITTKVPYGPLVNYLAHVGAGIMSEKAVKAGGNDYGQHPVGTGPFMFVSWTSADRIVLKANPDYYKGKPGVDSLTFRVIPEGTNRTIALETGEADIAYDIDPIDMDMVKNNPKLKADQNSAMSMTYLGFNTQRPPFDKKEVRQAIAYAADVDSIIDAVFLKAAKKANSPVSPNVFGYNKDAKLYTQNIAKAKELLTKAGYPNGFKARIWTNDKSVRKDTAVILQDQLKQIGIDVQIEVLEWGSYLDRVAKGEHDMFILGWSSSADSDSAMYALFHSKNLGGAGNRTFYKNPKVDELLDKARESTVPEDRIKYYKEIQDIIQEDLPMFSLVYPDEITGMQKNIEGFVFHPEGTHYLAPITKK is encoded by the coding sequence ATGAACAAAAAACTACTTGCTCTGCTCACAATGGCAGTCCTCACAGTATCAAGCTTTACTCTTCAAGCAAAAGAAACAAAACTTGTGGTAGCACAAAACTCAGATGCAAAAAGTCTGAATCCTCAAGTTTCAAATGACATTCCTACTCATAGAGTAAATATAAATATCTATGATAGACTTATTGAAAAAGACAAAGATATGAATTTGGTACCTGGATTGGCTGAAAGCTGGGAACAGGTAGACCCTCTTACTCTTGTACTAAAAATAAGAAAAGGGGTTAAATTCCATAATGGAGATCCTCTTACAGTTGGAGATGTAGTATTTAGTTTAAAACAGGCTACAGAAGCTCCTTCTTTAATGGCATATTTTGGTGACCTTGATAAAATAGAAGCTGTAGATGAAAATACGGTTAAAATAACAACTAAAGTTCCTTATGGACCTCTTGTTAACTACTTAGCCCATGTAGGTGCTGGTATAATGAGTGAAAAAGCTGTAAAGGCTGGTGGAAACGACTATGGACAGCATCCAGTAGGAACTGGACCATTTATGTTTGTATCTTGGACTTCTGCAGACAGAATAGTTCTAAAAGCTAATCCTGATTATTATAAAGGAAAACCTGGAGTTGACTCATTGACATTCAGAGTTATTCCAGAAGGAACAAACAGAACAATAGCTCTTGAAACTGGGGAAGCTGATATTGCTTATGATATAGATCCTATTGATATGGATATGGTAAAAAACAATCCTAAATTAAAAGCAGACCAGAATTCTGCTATGAGTATGACATATCTTGGGTTCAATACTCAAAGACCTCCTTTTGATAAAAAAGAAGTTAGACAGGCTATAGCTTATGCTGCTGATGTTGACAGTATCATAGATGCTGTTTTCTTAAAAGCTGCTAAAAAAGCTAATTCTCCTGTATCTCCTAATGTATTTGGATACAATAAAGATGCTAAACTTTATACTCAAAATATAGCTAAAGCAAAAGAATTATTGACTAAAGCTGGATATCCTAATGGATTTAAAGCTAGAATATGGACAAATGATAAAAGTGTAAGAAAAGATACTGCAGTTATCCTTCAAGATCAACTTAAACAAATAGGCATAGATGTACAGATTGAAGTTCTTGAATGGGGTTCTTATTTAGACAGAGTTGCTAAAGGGGAACATGATATGTTTATACTTGGATGGTCTTCTAGTGCTGACTCTGACTCAGCTATGTATGCTTTATTCCACTCTAAAAACTTAGGTGGAGCTGGAAATAGAACTTTCTATAAAAATCCAAAAGTTGATGAACTTCTTGATAAAGCAAGAGAAAGTACAGTTCCAGAAGATAGAATTAAATACTATAAAGAAATTCAAGATATAATTCAGGAAGATCTTCCTATGTTCTCACTTGTTTATCCTGATGAAATTACAGGAATGCAGAAAAATATAGAGGGATTTGTTTTCCATCCAGAAGGAACACACTATCTTGCACCAATTACAAAAAAATAA
- the mazG gene encoding nucleoside triphosphate pyrophosphohydrolase, translated as MKEFDRLVEIIKRLRGEGGCPWDREQTLETLKPCLMEETCEVLEAMDEGGEELKGELGDLLMNVVFQADICEDEGKFSIEDVARGINEKMIRRHPHVFKEKDDSITSDEVLVNWEEIKKTEKIHEKRESALDGVPIYLPSLAKAEKIQKKAAKVGFDWTDTKDVIAKVEEELEELKQAISNNDDENMKEELGDLLFSIVNLSRFLKINSTDALEKTIKKFDTRFRYVEKHCDLTTSSLDTMEKFWNEAKNKH; from the coding sequence ATGAAAGAATTTGACAGACTTGTAGAAATAATAAAGAGATTGAGGGGAGAAGGGGGATGCCCATGGGACAGGGAACAAACCCTTGAAACTCTTAAACCATGCCTTATGGAAGAAACTTGCGAGGTGCTGGAAGCTATGGATGAAGGTGGAGAGGAACTGAAAGGTGAACTGGGAGATCTTCTGATGAATGTGGTATTTCAGGCTGATATATGTGAAGATGAGGGAAAATTTTCAATAGAAGATGTAGCAAGAGGGATAAATGAAAAGATGATAAGAAGACACCCTCATGTATTCAAAGAAAAAGATGATTCTATAACTTCAGATGAAGTACTTGTAAATTGGGAAGAAATCAAAAAAACAGAGAAGATTCATGAAAAGAGAGAATCAGCATTAGATGGTGTTCCTATATATCTTCCATCACTTGCTAAGGCGGAAAAAATACAGAAAAAAGCTGCTAAGGTAGGATTTGATTGGACTGACACTAAAGATGTTATAGCCAAGGTGGAAGAGGAGCTGGAAGAGCTGAAACAGGCTATCAGCAATAATGATGATGAAAATATGAAAGAGGAGCTTGGAGATTTACTTTTTTCTATAGTAAATCTTTCAAGATTTTTAAAAATAAATTCAACAGATGCTTTGGAGAAGACAATAAAAAAATTTGATACAAGGTTTAGGTATGTAGAAAAGCACTGCGATTTAACGACTTCTTCATTAGATACAATGGAAAAATTTTGGAATGAAGCAAAAAATAAACATTGA
- the spoVG gene encoding septation regulator SpoVG: protein MKITDVRLRAVKNENELKLKAYADVTFDECFVIHGLKIIDGQKGMFVAMPSRKMPDGEYKDIAHPITPELRKEITDSVIARYNEMDLEEEVVEE from the coding sequence ATGAAAATCACAGACGTTAGACTAAGGGCAGTAAAAAATGAGAATGAATTGAAATTGAAGGCTTATGCTGATGTAACATTCGATGAATGTTTTGTTATCCATGGTCTAAAGATAATCGATGGTCAAAAGGGGATGTTTGTAGCTATGCCATCAAGAAAGATGCCTGATGGTGAATACAAAGATATAGCTCATCCAATCACTCCTGAATTAAGAAAAGAAATAACTGATTCAGTTATAGCTAGATACAATGAAATGGATCTAGAAGAAGAAGTTGTAGAAGAATAA
- a CDS encoding RNA-binding S4 domain-containing protein gives MRLDKFLKVSRIIKRRPIAKVVVDGGKAKLNGKVAKAGTEVKVGQILELEYFNKYFKFEILEVPAGNVAKEKTSELIKVLDSRGIKIDLDSEEDIF, from the coding sequence ATGAGATTGGATAAATTTTTAAAAGTAAGCAGAATAATTAAAAGAAGACCTATTGCAAAAGTAGTAGTAGATGGTGGAAAAGCTAAATTAAATGGTAAAGTAGCAAAAGCTGGAACAGAGGTAAAAGTAGGACAGATTCTTGAATTGGAATATTTCAATAAATATTTTAAATTTGAAATACTGGAAGTTCCTGCTGGAAATGTAGCTAAGGAAAAAACTTCTGAACTTATAAAAGTTCTAGACAGCAGAGGTATAAAAATAGATCTGGATAGTGAGGAGGATATTTTCTAG
- the ispE gene encoding 4-(cytidine 5'-diphospho)-2-C-methyl-D-erythritol kinase produces the protein MKFSLNSNGKINIGLNVTGRREDGYHLLDMVMVPISLSDTMTGEIEDISGTLTIKTNKKSIPTGKENILYKIYDRFYNESNLERRKVYVYLKKRIPHQAGLGGGSSNGAFLLKLLNDFHGKYFSMEKMIDIGKSVGADIPFFLINKSARVRGIGESIEIIENNLDSALIVIKPDFGVSTGKAYKNMYMLNNKKDADIDRIVLGLKENSLSTVENNIENHLEQGLLLEDKNIIDFRKRLAALSNMKFFMSGSGSAYYTFADKNEKENIYKILKEHFKNCEVHLCSSL, from the coding sequence GTGAAATTTTCTTTGAATTCCAACGGAAAGATAAATATAGGTTTAAATGTGACAGGCAGGCGTGAAGACGGCTATCATCTTCTAGATATGGTAATGGTGCCTATCAGCTTAAGTGATACTATGACTGGAGAAATAGAAGATATAAGTGGAACATTAACTATTAAAACTAACAAGAAGTCTATACCAACAGGAAAAGAAAATATCTTGTATAAGATATATGACAGATTTTATAATGAAAGTAATCTGGAAAGAAGAAAAGTATATGTGTATCTTAAAAAAAGAATACCACATCAGGCTGGGCTTGGGGGAGGAAGTTCCAATGGAGCATTCCTGCTTAAACTGCTGAATGATTTTCATGGAAAGTATTTCTCTATGGAAAAAATGATAGATATAGGAAAGAGTGTAGGAGCAGATATTCCATTCTTTCTGATAAATAAATCTGCCAGAGTTAGAGGTATAGGAGAAAGTATTGAAATAATAGAAAACAATCTGGACAGTGCGTTGATAGTTATAAAACCAGATTTTGGAGTTTCTACAGGAAAAGCATATAAAAATATGTATATGCTCAATAATAAAAAAGATGCTGATATAGATAGAATAGTTCTGGGACTAAAGGAAAACAGCCTGTCTACAGTGGAAAATAATATAGAAAATCATTTAGAACAGGGTCTTTTACTTGAAGATAAAAACATAATAGATTTCAGAAAAAGATTAGCAGCTTTAAGTAATATGAAATTCTTTATGTCAGGAAGTGGAAGTGCATATTATACTTTCGCTGACAAAAATGAGAAAGAAAATATATATAAAATATTAAAAGAGCATTTTAAAAACTGTGAAGTACATCTTTGCAGTTCTTTATAG
- the mfd gene encoding transcription-repair coupling factor: MITEYRGRIPFLLKDIKGNIVYLCSSNKNIEDYYNTLSDFYDGKILKIESSYENEEFEKLNYDLLKLLKSPNKFAILISLEAFLRDYALEGDKLSFVKGKEMSIGKIQEDLIKNKFDKAYMIEKRMQYSVRGDILDIFSSDGDYPVRVEFFGDEIERITYFDLESQKSIETLDNINVYINNNKDGKISFFDLVKKSKIKGLKIYFENNELLRYKLEENILREREEEEKFRGRFEELLETGEEVEIKRFSEEEIKKFEDYDYIKKLSQKENILLMSEEEKRYKEIFENYNIEIERYPHYEGYREKDRLILTDRELKGIKVKREAREKVNLKYKDVSQIRENDFIIHENYGVGIYQGIETMNGQDYLKIKYADEDKLFVPVEGINKIEKYVSTPGVIPDIYQLGRRGFKRKRQKLEEEMVAFAKEIIEIQAKRAFEKGYAFSHDTVWQEEFEESFPYKETASQLKAIEDVKRDMESDRIMDRVVCGDVGYGKTEIALRAAFKASIDGKQVVVMVPTTVLAQQHYERFTERFKNYPVTIEILSRLKSEKEQKEVLKKISAGTIDIVIGTHRILSSDVKFKDLGLVVIDEEQKFGVKAKEQLKKLKNKIDMITLTATPIPRTLNLSLLGIRDLSVIDTPPEGRKPIETMFIDKDDKKLKEIIMSEIAREGQVFYIFNSVKNIESKTNELRKLLPNYLKLDYIHGQMLPKEIKNKIKDFENGDIDMLVSTTIIENGIDIENANTMIIDGVEKLGLSQIYQLRGRIGRGRRKGYCYLLTKEHQTKKAKEREESIKNLGDSGGGFQLSLEDMRIRGAGEILGDKQHGALETFGYNLYIKMLNEEIQRIKGNAPEEEMEMEIKIDMPAFIPDDYIEKDEKIVIYRRAAELKTQEELKELESEVRDRFGNPPREVVNLFYYIGVKIKARELGISVIRQEKNGFFVRFLNEKVNIEKISQMMTMGNLKYLNREEGVFYRGNINRFFNEYEGVM; encoded by the coding sequence ATGATAACAGAATATAGAGGAAGGATACCTTTCCTGCTCAAAGATATAAAAGGAAACATAGTATATCTATGCTCATCCAACAAGAACATTGAGGATTATTACAATACCCTCAGTGATTTTTATGATGGAAAAATTTTAAAAATTGAAAGCAGTTATGAAAATGAAGAGTTTGAAAAACTTAACTATGACTTGCTTAAACTTTTAAAATCCCCAAATAAATTTGCCATACTCATATCTTTAGAAGCATTTCTCAGAGATTATGCATTGGAAGGAGACAAGCTTTCTTTTGTAAAGGGAAAGGAAATGAGCATAGGTAAAATACAGGAAGATCTTATAAAAAATAAATTTGATAAAGCATATATGATTGAAAAAAGAATGCAGTATAGCGTAAGAGGGGATATTTTGGATATCTTTTCAAGTGATGGAGATTATCCTGTAAGAGTTGAATTTTTTGGAGATGAGATAGAGAGAATAACATATTTTGATCTTGAAAGTCAGAAGAGTATAGAAACACTTGATAATATCAATGTGTATATAAACAATAATAAAGATGGAAAAATATCTTTTTTTGATTTGGTTAAAAAGAGTAAAATTAAAGGATTGAAGATATATTTTGAAAATAATGAATTGTTGAGATATAAATTAGAGGAAAATATACTCAGAGAGAGGGAAGAGGAAGAAAAGTTTCGAGGAAGATTTGAGGAACTGTTGGAAACTGGTGAGGAAGTAGAAATAAAAAGATTCTCAGAAGAAGAAATAAAGAAATTTGAGGATTATGATTATATAAAAAAATTGAGCCAGAAAGAAAATATACTTTTGATGTCAGAAGAGGAAAAGAGATATAAGGAGATATTTGAAAACTATAATATTGAGATAGAGAGATATCCTCATTATGAAGGATATAGAGAAAAAGACAGGCTTATACTCACTGACAGAGAACTAAAAGGAATCAAAGTAAAGAGAGAAGCAAGGGAAAAGGTAAATTTAAAATATAAAGATGTATCTCAAATCAGAGAAAATGACTTTATAATTCATGAAAATTATGGAGTAGGTATCTATCAAGGGATAGAAACTATGAATGGACAGGATTATTTAAAGATAAAGTATGCTGATGAAGATAAACTTTTTGTTCCTGTTGAAGGAATAAATAAAATTGAAAAATATGTATCTACTCCTGGAGTAATACCTGATATATACCAGTTAGGGAGAAGAGGATTTAAAAGAAAAAGACAGAAGCTGGAAGAGGAAATGGTGGCTTTTGCTAAAGAAATCATTGAGATACAGGCAAAGAGAGCTTTTGAAAAGGGGTATGCTTTTTCTCATGATACAGTATGGCAGGAGGAATTTGAAGAAAGCTTTCCATATAAAGAAACAGCTTCTCAGTTAAAAGCTATAGAAGATGTAAAAAGAGATATGGAATCAGATAGAATAATGGATAGAGTAGTCTGTGGAGATGTGGGATATGGTAAGACAGAGATAGCTTTGAGAGCAGCTTTTAAAGCTTCTATAGATGGAAAACAGGTAGTTGTAATGGTTCCTACAACAGTGCTTGCACAACAGCATTATGAGAGATTTACAGAAAGATTTAAAAACTATCCTGTAACTATTGAAATATTGAGCAGATTAAAAAGTGAAAAAGAGCAGAAAGAGGTACTTAAAAAAATATCAGCAGGGACTATTGATATAGTCATAGGGACTCACAGAATACTTTCATCAGATGTAAAATTTAAAGATTTAGGTCTTGTAGTAATAGATGAGGAACAAAAATTTGGTGTGAAAGCTAAAGAACAGCTGAAAAAACTGAAAAATAAAATAGATATGATAACCCTTACTGCTACACCTATTCCAAGAACATTGAATCTTTCACTTTTGGGAATAAGAGATCTTTCTGTAATAGATACTCCTCCAGAAGGAAGAAAGCCTATCGAAACAATGTTTATAGATAAAGATGATAAAAAACTAAAAGAGATAATTATGAGTGAGATAGCCAGAGAAGGTCAGGTTTTCTACATATTCAATTCTGTAAAAAATATAGAAAGTAAAACCAATGAACTTAGAAAGCTTCTTCCAAATTATCTGAAATTGGACTATATACATGGGCAGATGCTTCCAAAGGAAATAAAAAATAAGATAAAAGATTTTGAAAATGGAGATATAGATATGCTTGTTTCTACTACTATAATTGAAAATGGTATAGATATAGAAAATGCAAATACTATGATAATAGATGGAGTGGAAAAACTGGGATTATCTCAAATATACCAGCTGAGAGGACGTATAGGAAGAGGAAGAAGAAAGGGATACTGTTATCTTCTCACTAAGGAGCATCAGACTAAGAAAGCTAAGGAAAGAGAGGAATCCATCAAAAATCTTGGAGATTCAGGAGGAGGATTCCAGCTTTCTCTTGAAGATATGAGAATAAGAGGAGCAGGAGAGATACTTGGAGATAAGCAGCATGGAGCTCTTGAGACTTTTGGATATAATTTGTATATAAAAATGCTGAATGAAGAGATACAGCGTATCAAAGGAAATGCTCCAGAAGAAGAGATGGAAATGGAGATAAAAATAGATATGCCAGCATTTATTCCCGATGACTATATAGAAAAAGATGAAAAAATAGTAATCTATAGAAGAGCAGCTGAACTAAAAACTCAGGAAGAATTAAAAGAACTTGAGTCTGAAGTAAGAGATAGATTTGGAAATCCTCCAAGAGAGGTAGTAAATCTTTTCTACTATATAGGAGTTAAGATTAAAGCTAGAGAACTTGGAATTTCTGTAATCAGACAGGAAAAAAACGGATTCTTTGTAAGATTTCTAAATGAAAAAGTAAATATAGAAAAAATATCTCAAATGATGACAATGGGAAATCTGAAATATCTCAATAGAGAGGAAGGGGTATTCTACAGAGGGAATATCAACAGATTTTTTAATGAGTATGAGGGAGTGATGTAG
- a CDS encoding bis-aminopropyl spermidine synthase family protein — MLNYIEKIKKKVNLEEGNKTIENILITIYLQEGISTKELAKINFLPLPVTAAVKKEFIKEKLVIQDRGTRLTPNGISFVENKLGFKNINKELYLKLLTDTQKEHKVINEIKEEIHKIFQGRPQVDVTLDQSKSSVDTSLKRAMLCLKNYDLIGKNILCLGDDDLVSVALGFLLKKLFPHTFYQDTKITVIDIDKRIIEYINDIAVKESLPIKCEYVDLKAPLSNKFKNRFDCFFTDPPYTLEGMNLFLSRGIEALKNHSNLNIYFSFAHKPPAYQLNIQKSFLTMKLVISTITPKFNTYEGAGIIGNIGQMIVLKTTDITNPLIKNAHNGFLYTGEFMKTVRFYKCRECGKITKIGNYEKIKNIESLKNTGCYKCNNKIFDLVQRKNITT, encoded by the coding sequence ATGCTTAATTATATAGAAAAAATTAAAAAAAAAGTAAACCTAGAAGAAGGAAATAAAACTATAGAAAATATATTGATAACAATATACCTACAGGAAGGCATATCAACTAAAGAACTGGCAAAAATAAATTTTCTGCCCCTCCCTGTTACAGCTGCTGTAAAAAAAGAATTTATTAAAGAAAAACTGGTTATTCAAGACAGGGGAACAAGGCTGACTCCTAATGGAATATCCTTTGTAGAAAATAAATTAGGATTTAAAAATATAAATAAAGAACTTTATCTTAAATTACTTACAGATACTCAAAAAGAACATAAAGTAATTAACGAAATAAAGGAAGAAATACATAAGATTTTTCAAGGTCGCCCCCAAGTAGATGTGACTTTAGATCAATCAAAATCAAGTGTAGATACTTCTTTAAAAAGAGCTATGCTGTGTCTTAAAAATTATGACCTAATTGGAAAAAATATTTTATGCCTAGGTGATGATGATTTAGTTAGTGTTGCTCTAGGTTTTTTGTTAAAAAAACTTTTTCCTCATACTTTTTATCAAGATACTAAAATTACTGTAATAGACATTGATAAAAGGATTATTGAATATATAAATGATATAGCTGTGAAGGAGTCTCTCCCAATTAAATGTGAATATGTAGATTTAAAAGCTCCTCTATCTAATAAATTTAAAAATAGATTTGACTGTTTTTTTACAGATCCACCTTATACATTAGAAGGAATGAACCTCTTCCTTTCAAGAGGAATAGAAGCTTTAAAGAATCATAGCAATCTCAATATCTATTTTTCTTTTGCTCATAAACCACCAGCTTATCAATTAAATATACAGAAAAGTTTTCTAACTATGAAGCTTGTTATTTCAACTATAACTCCTAAATTCAATACTTATGAAGGAGCTGGGATCATTGGAAATATAGGGCAGATGATAGTACTTAAAACTACTGATATAACAAATCCATTAATAAAAAATGCTCATAATGGTTTTCTGTATACTGGAGAATTTATGAAAACAGTACGTTTTTATAAATGCAGAGAATGCGGAAAAATAACAAAGATAGGTAATTATGAAAAAATAAAAAATATTGAAAGTCTAAAAAATACTGGATGTTACAAATGTAACAATAAGATATTTGATTTAGTTCAAAGAAAAAATATAACTACTTAA
- the speD gene encoding adenosylmethionine decarboxylase: MFKLKQLGKHLLVEYYDCDVEILKNTLLIEKYMIEAAEAARATIVKSVFHTFNPWGVSGVIVIEESHLTIHTWPEYKYAAVDLFTCGDILDPLAAFTILEIKLKAERFDLKKMARGSLKEIFKR, translated from the coding sequence ATGTTTAAATTAAAACAATTAGGAAAACATCTTTTAGTTGAATATTATGACTGTGATGTTGAAATATTAAAAAATACATTATTAATTGAAAAATATATGATAGAAGCAGCTGAAGCAGCCAGAGCTACAATAGTAAAAAGTGTATTTCATACTTTTAATCCTTGGGGTGTCAGTGGGGTAATTGTTATTGAGGAATCTCATTTAACCATTCATACATGGCCAGAATACAAATATGCCGCTGTTGATTTATTTACCTGTGGAGATATACTAGACCCTTTAGCAGCTTTCACTATTTTAGAAATAAAATTAAAAGCAGAAAGATTTGATTTAAAAAAGATGGCCAGAGGTTCTTTAAAAGAAATTTTTAAAAGATAA